A genomic stretch from Oryzias latipes chromosome 24, ASM223467v1 includes:
- the LOC101174317 gene encoding histidine triad nucleotide-binding protein 3 isoform X2, whose protein sequence is MASDESEKYDETCIFCLIAKNQDEETEVIKQDKKLVCFRDIWPAAPHHYLVIPRAHIHSCRSLSGEHIHLVDRMTSMGKDVLREQGITNMEDVRLGFHQPPFISVGHLHLHVLAPVRQISTCFEYKFTPETDFFVTSPYCRWNL, encoded by the exons ATGGCGAGCGATGAATCCGAAAAATACGATGAAACCTGCATCTTTTGCCTCATAGCCAAGAATCAAGACGAAGAAACTGAAGTCATTAAACAG GATAAGAAGCTGGTGTGTTTCAGAGACATCTGGCCTGCTGCTCCTCATCACTACCTGGTTATTCCCAGAGCGCACATTCACAGCTGCCGCTCGCTGAGCGGGGAGCACATCCACCTCG TTGACAGGATGACATCCATGGGAAAAGATGTACTCAGAGAACAAGGGATTACCAACATGGAGGACGTGAG gCTGGGTTTCCATCAGCCACCCTTCATCTCAGTGGGCCACCTTCACCTCCATGTATTAGCCCCCGTCCGACAAATCTCAACCTGCTTTGAGTATAAATTCACACCAGAGACCgatttttttgtcact tctcccTATTGCAGGTGGAATCTTTAA
- the LOC101174317 gene encoding histidine triad nucleotide-binding protein 3 isoform X1: MASDESEKYDETCIFCLIAKNQDEETEVIKQDKKLVCFRDIWPAAPHHYLVIPRAHIHSCRSLSGEHIHLVDRMTSMGKDVLREQGITNMEDVRLGFHQPPFISVGHLHLHVLAPVRQISTCFEYKFTPETDFFVTVESLRKKLLKTARNATSRCGLKKCLGLC, encoded by the exons ATGGCGAGCGATGAATCCGAAAAATACGATGAAACCTGCATCTTTTGCCTCATAGCCAAGAATCAAGACGAAGAAACTGAAGTCATTAAACAG GATAAGAAGCTGGTGTGTTTCAGAGACATCTGGCCTGCTGCTCCTCATCACTACCTGGTTATTCCCAGAGCGCACATTCACAGCTGCCGCTCGCTGAGCGGGGAGCACATCCACCTCG TTGACAGGATGACATCCATGGGAAAAGATGTACTCAGAGAACAAGGGATTACCAACATGGAGGACGTGAG gCTGGGTTTCCATCAGCCACCCTTCATCTCAGTGGGCCACCTTCACCTCCATGTATTAGCCCCCGTCCGACAAATCTCAACCTGCTTTGAGTATAAATTCACACCAGAGACCgatttttttgtcact GTGGAATCTTTAAGGAAGAAACTACTGAAAACTGCCCGAAATGCCACGAGCAggtgtggtttaaaaaaatgtttgggatTATGCTAA